CATGATCAGTTTAATGTGTTCATCTTTAACTTTCATATTGTTCAGATTCATAATTAAAGTAACACCAGCCTATTTATCACCTGAACCTGAATTTTCTTGATTGTTTGTATTCCACTTATATCACAAGAGAACAGAGAAGAATGATTAGTTAAACATTCAAAAAATTAAAGTCAAAAAAGAGAGCAAAAGAGAATGATCAACAGATCAACAACCGAAAAACAGCATGGCATCTGTAAATATGTTTACCGACATCTACCTCCTTTCATGAAGATCACCTTGAGATGGACAatcaaaaagctgtttcaaaatGAGAGGCACAACACCTGGATTCCGTGCACATCCAAACATGGTGTAAGTCTTTCCGGAACCAGTGGGTCCCAACGCAACCAAGAGACCACTCTTTCCCCCCATAAAATCCATCAAGATTGGGTTCACCGCCATATTATATACTTCTTGCTATAGAACAAAATATTTGGAAAATAATGTTATTCAACACAGATGGGAACATAAAAATTATTCAACTAAAACAAAATAGAGAAttcaaaagaaaggaagaaaatgcaAGTGAACTTGcatacatttttttttattattattgtttgattGAAGGCCGAATTGGATGGAAATGTCTATTTGTATTTTGGAATATAAAAACAAATATTAAAGCAAGGATGGCCAAAGCTGCCCTGTTCGAATATCAGATATAGTTTGAAGATGGAACAGAAATGTGCTCAAATAGATTTAACAAGTAGCATATCTTACCATGCTAGCACTCCTATCTAAATAGCAAAGGCCATCACTACATAATTAAACCTTTCATAAAATAATTATCGTTACCTCGATTGCAGAGCATAGCTTCTTTAGGGCGAAGATCAATGACGTCAAAAAGTTTCATAGACAATAGTAACATGATCACTAGATTCAACCAAACCAATGCAATCTGGTGATGAGACCAAATCAAACCCTAAATTCATcgtcttaaatttaaaaaaaaaaaaacaaacaagaaATCTTTTATAAAGATCATCTAATGGCAGCACGGAGTAACAGAATTAAAGATGGTATCAGAATCGACAAATCCAAAAGCCCCACCTGGGTTGAATCCGGTGGGAAGACGAAAGAGAACCCGTCGTAGACCTCGTTCTTGGCCCGCCCCCGGTCGAGCAGAGATGGCGCCGACAGCGTAACAGAGCTGGGACCGTTCACCGACAAGCACGCACCGGTCCGCCTCCTCTCCATCTTCGGCGGCGCGCCTTTTGCCAGTGCCCTGGTGCCGGCCTTGGGGGGTATGCGGCCGGGCCTCGGCGGCGCGACCTCGTTGGGACGGATTCGGAGGAAGACCTTCAGGTTGTCAGCGTCAGCGGGGCAAGAAGTGTCCTGGGGAAGGGAGGCGAGGGGTAGGGCTTCGGCGTAGGTCGTTTGCTTCGCCCTACGAGGAGGGTTTCGCCGGACGGTGGTGGGAGGGCAAGGAGACGATGGTGAGTCCATGAGGAGTCACGAACGGAGATTTTGTCGCTTCGTCGCACGCGTCCCTAAGATTGTTGATGAGGATCGGGGATTTGAGAGCTCCGTCGGCCGCTTCCCTTCGATTGTTGATGAGTATCTTCGAATCTGTTGTGTGCTGGTTTGGGCTTGTTTTGCACTTTGTCTGGATCCTTCCTCCTCTCGAGTTTGAAGCTGACCACACCAGCGGGAAACGAAAATGCCCTTTTTTATCTTAAACTCAAGGGCAAATtgtatatatatagttttgaGAAATTCTGGTAAAATATttgcattttttaaaattttggtaGAGAGgcatttcttttgtaaaagatgaTTTTATCTCCTGCCCGCTGTCTTTGACTTCTTTTATCTTCACATATAAACCTCTCACTCGTTATCTATGGCTCTCGTCCGCTCTTAGTCATCTTTGCCTTCACCTTCGTTTTATTATCCTCACCATGGCCCCACTACTCCCGCCCCTATTGTCACCTATCCTCACTCCATCATCTCTATCATCCTCGTTGTCACTTTATTACAAAGGGCCATAGGCAAGAGCACTTCTTAATCCCTTATTTCATTCGTCCATGGAGTTGATCTTGAAGGAGGGGACATTGGTAAGGATAATAATTGAGGTAAAGAAAGCAGATAAGTGAGGTGAGGATGAACATGATCAGCGATGATGTATGGAGACACTTAGGTAGAAGCAAATACAATAAGGGTCTAACGAGGGTGATGAGTGGAGAGTGGAGAGGCTTATGCATGGAGACGATCAGGGATAGATAAGAACGATGAGCAGAGGATAGAAAGACTTATTTATGGAGATGATCAGAGATGAAAGCGGAGTACCTAGGGGATCACACGTGGAGGCGATCATAGACGAAGGTGACAGCTAGTGAGGTGgaatttttgaaaataataatactatTTGTAAATTTCTtaaaacaatattttttaaaaaattatccaaAATTACATGAGTGTTgtacaaaaatattttattttggacGATTTTTCAGAAGATAAAAAAACTTTATTTCCGTAATATTGAATAGAATCAttcctaacaaaaaaaaaaacatcaaaatcaaaatacctttattaTTATAAAACATAAAGTGTTTcctatagataaaaaaataagcTTGAATCGAAACGTCACTCAAACTGATTTGGTGCAATATCACATTCAAAATTATCAGGCAATATCTTCCGTTTTTATTATCATTCTTCCACGATAaatgattataaatattttaatatttttaaatatacaaTTTAGATTTAAGGCGAGTGTAAAAAAATAGAATTGTTATCGTCCTATATTTTGAAATATGCTAAGGCTTTCATAATTTTTCATCTATAACCacttaaattaatttataataccctaaaagttataattatgattattggGATTCTGAATTGATTTGCTATTATCAGAATTGGTCATGGATCCATGTTACTTGATCAAGCTGACCTAAGCTCATATCTTATGGACATCACATCTTCAACTTGACCTGACACGTTCCAAATGCTTGAATACAGACAAACCCCCTCCTTCATATCACCTACTTCCTAATGTGAATGTTGTGGTCTCCATAATTTTGATTAGGAACAACTCAAATATTCCTTATCTCATCTCACCAACACATTGTCCACCGAGAGATTGACCAGCACACCAAATTTTGAGACATCGATTATATATGTATTATACAATTACGAGGGTTCAAACAACCAAAATCTACGTGACATGTCGCTTTTGACTGTGAGATAAACAATACAAGATGCATAAAGTTTGAGGAACAAAAAGATGGAGGCGTCAATTTCGCTGAGTGCTCGTTGGAGGTGGAGGAACAAAAAGAAAGGCGAGGATGGAACGACATCTCGATCCAACAGTCGACATTCTAAGGTCGGTAGCCGCCCTGCAGAAAGATTGTGCCCGGGCCCGGATCCTGTCCTGCTGCCGGCATCTGCCAGCCACCAAAAATTAAAGAAGCCTTTATTTAATCCCTGTTCTTGTATAAGAAGAGTGCAGTTGGCTCAAAAGGGTAggccaagggaggagaggcgatCCAAGGGTAGGGGTGGGTAGGAAGACGGTCTCTTATCATTTTATGTACTGCTGGTTGGGTTTCTTTCATGTTGTTGCTGCTGGGTTTGTTAGCTTTTCAGATAGATGTAGTCTCAGATCTTTCACACTTTCCGTGCAAAGATCTTCGATTACTTTGGTGTGGCGGATGTTTACGTTGTGCAAATAGACTTTGTGGATGTTCTTGATCTATGTATTTGATGAGATCGAGAGTGGTTCTTCGCTACTAACCATGGATATCGTTTTCTTTGCTCTTGATACGTATCATCTGTAAGAAACTACGTCCCTTCGGGTTTCTTTTGCTCACCGCTGCTGCCGCTTTCTTCCTCTGCTCGTTCAATGGTGTCTCCTCGTCTTCCACTGCTACGAACACCTCTCCTTCCTCTACCTCCCGGCACGAAGAAAAACACTATGATCACAGTAAGCAGTGGTAGATCCAGAGATCAAACGAGGAAAGGAAGGCCAACGGCGACCTCGAAGAAGGAGATGGCCACTAGAGTCCGTCAGCCAAACGATGACGAGCCAAAGAAGCCAATAACAAAGGCAAGTGCATCGGTACCGAGACTCGGGCGAAACGATCAGGCAGAGGAGGAGACTCAGGAGACCATGATGGACACCGCATACTCGCCGTCGCCGCCCCCGAGTAGCCTACCATTGCCGAGCTTTGCCCTCACGAGGCTTAGGACTGCAGCAAGCGACGGTGGTGCAAGGCACAGTGGCGCCACCGACGAGCTCCGGCGCCTCCTCCGCCTTTAAGAAGATAAAGCCAcgtcctttctttctttccttcgtcAGCCTctcaaggaaagaagaagaaaagatgtaCGGTAGGAGGGCGAATCGTAGAGTGGTGAATGTGTTCGGAGACACTTGTATAATACTGATGACATTAATGTACTAATTATTTTCCATCGCTAAACCATTAATTTTGCTTCTTTTAAATGCTCGATCAAGGCAATATAATCTTGAATTGTAATAAATATGACATCAGAAATATATCTTGTTTTCTGCGCACATCCAACAGCACCTGCTAACATTTTTCTGAGATGTTTGATGCACTCAAATAAAGCACTTCTTGTCCACCTGCGAGATAGCATGTGCAAGTAATAGCTTTTGAATTTTCACCAGTACTAATAAGTGCAACCAATTGCTGTCTTTGTACTGTTACAATGTGGTACATTTTTCTGTGACATTTGTCATTATTTATGGCTTCCCTTTGGGTCTGATTTATGCTTTCTAAGCTACATAAATTATCGTGAATATTCCTCCTGATTAGATATTAATGGGTCGAcaaaaaattacataaaaatgTACAAACCACTGGGATATATTTACAGAAATTACTAATTTAATTAAAAGGCCTAATTTGAACCTGTCTCGATTGGCATGttttataaagaaataaaaataaattaaaatatttaattatgccTTTGATCTTCCTCGTGGAGCTGAGCCACGCTGCATGTATTGGCGCTTACTTTTTATCTCGGCTTGCCGGTCGACTCCCATGTGCACCAATCAGAAGCTGCCACGTAGCGATCATGGATCCATCGAAAGGCCAGAGGTCCGcggtcttcgtttcgattaacaCGTCGCCTGATGAACGGCCGGTTTTGCTACCGGGTCAAAGTCAACACGGTTTAAGGATCCTCCCATCGCAGTGGGCACTGCAGACTCAGCAGACCATTGCTTGAGATGAACGAAGCTCCAGCCGTGTCCAACGAACGTAGGGCCGCATCGGTGATGGACCACTGTGGCCATTGGTGGATGGCAGCACGCATTCATGATGGCCGAGACTGGCCCGCGCCGCTACAAAACAAATGGCCGGAACACCGACGTCCCCCTCCCTCCCCATGTTTGTCAGAGGGTTCCGCCTCTCCCTTTCATTTGAAGGGGCCGCCCAGCCCACACTCAGCAACCTACCCCCAAGATGTTGTTCCGTTTACATGCAAATCTGACAAGGAAATCATGCACACCAATTTGAACTATGCATTCCTACCGACGTTTTTGATTTGAAGAGAAAAGGAAGCTAAGGAGGGGCTTCTGTTTAGACTCCTCCAAAGATGATTCATCCGAAGATGTCCAAAGAGGCATTTACCATTTCTGCACAGGCACTGGGATAATGCTGCTCATACTATCTCGTTTCAGGAAAAGGCTAAGGGGGAGAACAAGATGCATATATACAACAACGATGGAAACAGTCGAATGAGTGTGGAAGAGGATTCAGAGCTGCAGCTAAATGTTCCCCTTCTCCGGCTCATTTCTCAAAATGGTGCAGTTGTGCTCCTCCGTAGTGGGTTTCTTTTGGGCAGTGGGTTTCCGATTGCCGAACGAAGCTGCCCACATGACAGTGATTAATCAACGAGAAGGAAATGCTCGAGATATGCTATTGTACTTTGTGACGCAAGTATGCATTTCTTTAGACTAGCGAAGTTACCTCCTCGTATTGCTTCTTCAGCttggagttctcctccttcagatgGGAGACCTCCAGCTCTAGCTCATTGGTATACGCCTGCAACCAGAACGTAGTTTCTTACACGAAAAGATCGATGGCTTCAGCTGAACCGTTTAAACCGTCAAGAGGATGCATGAGATTCCATGCCTGTTTCCTTGCGCGTGATCGGGCTGCAGACTCCCGGTTCTTGATCATTCGCTTGTGGTGACGATCGACGCCGATGGCGGGGTTTTCTTGCAACCGCTTCTTGGAGCACATTGAGAAGAGACCGGTGGGCGATGGTGGACCGACGGCGACAGAGGAGAACGCGGAGGAGATGAAGGAGGCGTTGTGGCCACTGGAGCTAGAATTGGAGTGGGAATTGGTGGCGTCAGGTCCCAGGTACTGGAACTCCAACCCCGAGTTCAAGCTGAGGGCAGTCTCGGGAAGGGCAGGAGACGGATGAggtggcagtggcagtggcagctgctcgACGACAGTCTGCGAGACGGGGAGGGGCCTGTTCGATGGCCCGGTCAGAAAGTCCTGCAGGATCATGCCCTTGAAGGAAGGCGAAGAGTTCGCGTGGTGGTGATGGTGATAAATATGGTGGTCCAGAGGAGTGATCGGCCTCTCTTGGTGGAAGGTGTTGAGGGTGATGTCCTTCCACACCTCTTCCATGGTCCTCCTCCTCGGTGTCTGGGGGATGAGGATAGAAGCGTTCGAGGAAGGGGAagacctggaggaggaggaggaggaagacagcACCCTGTTGTTGCCACCGTTACTGTTTCCGTTGGTGCTGCTCTTGTTCTTATGGCTGTTGTCAGGCTGCTCCAAGGACCACATGGCCGACCGCACGAAGTGTGTGGAGGCttaagggagaagagaagaggctTGCTTACGCTCTTCCTGTGATGTGAAGCATGGAGATCGAATCGAGATGAGGAGCTTGATGAACCCTTTTTCTCCAACAAACCTCTCACTCATTTCCTTATAAAAAACAGAGACATTCCCCGTACAAAAGGTACACACAGACACGTGCTTGCGACTCACAGTATCCAAGACGACTTCAAAGAGATATCTTTCACCAGAGGGAGCGAAGGAAAAGTTGTACGTATGGGCTTCCTTTGACTAATACCTAACGGAACTTACACTGCTGCCGCATATGATCCCCAACACAACCTTCaccatgtgtttttgcttggaTTCACCAACTCGTTTGCCTTTATTGTCGCTTTGTCCGGAGGAGCAAAAGAAGCAGGTACTGCAAGCGCCTTTGCATTGATGGTCTGAAGCGTGACATGAAAGAAGAGGTGATGGTGGAGTTCTGGTTTGCAGTGGGGGTAATGAGAACCGCCGGCCATGAGTGGGCAAAGAGCTAAACAAGGTCTCTGCCGATGTGACGGGTCTCTGCGGTGATTATACTGTGCTAGATTCGAAGGGAATATAAGAGCAAATATAGAGCGTAAAGAGG
The DNA window shown above is from Musa acuminata AAA Group cultivar baxijiao chromosome BXJ2-4, Cavendish_Baxijiao_AAA, whole genome shotgun sequence and carries:
- the LOC103983352 gene encoding bZIP transcription factor 27-like, with translation MWSLEQPDNSHKNKSSTNGNSNGGNNRVLSSSSSSSRSSPSSNASILIPQTPRRRTMEEVWKDITLNTFHQERPITPLDHHIYHHHHHANSSPSFKGMILQDFLTGPSNRPLPVSQTVVEQLPLPLPPHPSPALPETALSLNSGLEFQYLGPDATNSHSNSSSSGHNASFISSAFSSVAVGPPSPTGLFSMCSKKRLQENPAIGVDRHHKRMIKNRESAARSRARKQAYTNELELEVSHLKEENSKLKKQYEELRSAIGNPLPKRNPLRRSTTAPF